From Danio aesculapii chromosome 9, fDanAes4.1, whole genome shotgun sequence:
CTATAACAGATATAATAGGTTGTAATAGTTCAATTAATCCAAGACCTCATTCGGACTAAAATACTGTTGTGAGAGTAATACAAAAAACCTCCTCCACAATGATCTGAAAGGTCATACAGAATACAGAAAATGATTAGTTAAAGTAAGTACTGTAAGTAATGCTAAAAGtgagaattcagaattattagcccccattagatttttttttctttttcaaatatttcccaaatgatgtttaacagagcaaggaaatttttacagtatgtctgataatattttttcttctggagaaagtcttttttgttttatttcggctagaataaaagcagtttttataaaaaatttaaggtcaaaattattagcccctttaagctatatattttttttcagtagtctacagaacaaaccatcgttatacaatattatatatattatacaagcAGAAGCACAAATTACAGGTGACAAATTATgttcaaaatgacaataaaacataAGGTCAAACGTAACATACAGGTCAGCCAACTGTAGTCAAAGTTGTGTGTGAGTATTCATGTATGAGTCCTTGTGTGCGTGATTGTGCATATTGGGgtgaaaaagtatatatatatacacacatatatatatatatatatatatatatatatatatatatatatatatatatatatatatatatatatatatatatatatatatatacacacatatatatatatatacacacatatatatatatatatacacacatatatatatatatatacacacacacatatatatatatatatatatatatatatatatatatatatatatatatatatatatatatatatatatatatatatatacatatatatatatatatatatatacatatatatatatatatatacatatatatatatacatatatatatatatatatatatatatatatatatatacatatatatatatatacacatatatatatatatatatatatatatatatatatatatatatatacatatatacatatatatatatatatacatatatatatatatatatatatatatatatatatatatatacatatatatatatacacatatatatatatacatatatatatatacatatatatatatatatatatacacacatatatatatatatatatatacacacatatatatatatacacacatatatatatatatatatatatatatatatatatatatatatatatatacacatttttatatatatatatacacacattatatatatatatatatatatatatatatatatatatataatatatatatatatatatatatatatacacacacacacacacacatacacacacacacatatacacatatatatatatatatatatatatacatatatatatatatatatatatacatatatatatatatatatatatatatatacacatatatatatatatatatatatatatatatatatatatatatatatatatatatatatatgtgtgtgtgtgtgtgtgtgtgtatatatatatatatatatatatatatatatatatatatacacatacacacacacatacacatacacacacatatatatatatatatatatatatatatatatatatatatatatatatatatatatatatatatatatatataaagcactaATTGAAAGCCTTCTCAACATGTTTTTTTCTAATCCTGTCACTAGTAAATACATCCTCATTTTTGTAATGTACTCTTCTATGCAGTTTCAAGTGCTCCACAAAAATACATCACCTGTTCCTCCTCCTGTGCACGTAACAGTTTCCAGATACACATTAGTTAAAAGCTACCTAATGGGTTTTTAGTTAGGGTTTTAAGAGGAAAAATACGATTTCTTCCAATAACATCCTGTTGCTCTAGATTGAGTAccagttaattaaataaaaacacaaactacAGTGTCCATCCTCCATCAGCTAATAGTTCACTTCTGCTTTTGACTTATTTGCATAGAATTGGAAATACGCTCACCGAACAAACATTGAGGGAACAAACAAGTGTTTGTCATTTTTAGAAACCAgacaacaaatgaatgaacaccCACTGGATACGGTGAGCAAATTCATCCGAGGCTGCCGTCGGATGTTGAGTTATTAAAGGTAAAAGAATTTACATAATTTTGTGTGCTGAAATGATTTGAAATGAATGCAACAATAttcaaaaagtatatttattctgATTTAATGGTGAATGTGTGATATATCTTCAGTAACAACAGAAAGATGTTTGTTGCACAGACACATTCTAAGATGAAATGTTCAAATGCCTAGCCAACACATACATTTTCCTTGTAAGTAACAGAATGATTTATTTAAGCAAATACAGAAAAtgtgaatgaaaaatgaaatgaatggaaACTTGCTAGTGATTCTTGGAACACTATCTCCTCGCTCAGACAAATATGAGCAATACAGTTATGGATAATTTTGTTATACCACCATTAGAATTTAATGCatataaaaaagacaaatacagtataaaatacagtGCATATAAAGCAGCTTTTATATTCTCGTGTCACCAAGTAATACgagtaaaatgtatattttctccAACAAATTAATTTCGACTTAAATACCCTGAATATTCATCCTCATCTTCAGAGTTTTGAGACCGTTCATCAGAAATCCAGGTAGGTCCCTTTACAGCAGTCTCTTCTGGGCTCTGAGGATATGATCCCAGCTCATCTTTAGTCCTGCAGGTTTTATCAGGATCAACTTTGTGTTGCCCTGCTAAAAATCCTCCTAGCCTCACAGAAAACAGGTTTACATCTGTACTGTTTTCACTGTCGTGCTTTTCCAAAGCAAGGGGGACAACAGAACATAAGCTCTGAGGTGGAGTTGTTCCTTGCGCAGAGTGTTCGCACCTAGGAGAGGCTGTTGGTTCAGCTGGCTCAGTATGGACACGACTGCCTTCGTACTCTATCAAACGACAATTCTGAGCATTTATGGAAGAGGTGGAGCACAGCTGTTTATCTGGACTTTGATTCATAAGCAAATCCGAACTAGATGACACTGGAAAAATAGAGAGAGGGGAACCCTGAAAGGTCTGATAAAGGTCCACAAGTTTTTCATATTTCAGATCCTCCTCTGCCTCTCCTTCAATCTCTTTTTCCAGTCTGCCTTTCTCCTCATAGAGGGCGCTGATAGGTTCACCAACAgggataaaaataacattatttataccCTTATACGAGTCCTAAAACAAAAATCAGGAAAGTTGGTTAAATCATAATTGTGGCAATTTACATAAGTTTGGACATAACAAACAACAGCAGAGCAGAGGATGTGGAtgtacaatgtttttgtttttttacactgcacgaaagaaagaaaaatagaaataataaacttCTGAGGATTACTTTTTGCAATATTGTGCAATTATGTAATCCATCagtaagttatttatttaaaagcatgAGTACAATGTACactaatatacagtgcatccggaaagtgttcatagcgcttcactttttccacatttttttatgttacagccttattccaaaatggattaaattcatttatttcctcaacattccacacacaataccccataatgacaatgcgaaaaaaagagtttttgaaatagttgcaaattaattaaaaataaaaaccctgaaaaatcacatgtacataggtaatcacagcctttgccgtgacgctctaaattgagctcagctacattctgtttccactgatcattcttgcgTTGTTTCAGCAACTTTAattgaagttcacctgtggtgaattcagttgattggacatgatttgaaaaggcatacacctgtc
This genomic window contains:
- the crfb2 gene encoding cytokine receptor family member b2 isoform X2, giving the protein MVVVKACENVTSPLLCNLTEAFSNVEETYYINVSAALGSHMSPNSSCGPFKPIHNTILEPPLVTITVCNQSLCVSLRAPAEKFSSIYKSFKYRLMVSSEDGTEFPVDMEGLENVTLKYLAPGQRYCVTVSIIDRSPPNRPPVCASTPKTANVSDAVISVIVCLLMVILMMCTPRLVVHFFCLKADLPAVLDSYKGINNVIFIPVGEPISALYEEKGRLEKEIEGEAEEDLKYEKLVDLYQTFQGSPLSIFPVSSSSDLLMNQSPDKQLCSTSSINAQNCRLIEYEGSRVHTEPAEPTASPRCEHSAQGTTPPQSLCSVVPLALEKHDSENSTDVNLFSVRLGGFLAGQHKVDPDKTCRTKDELGSYPQSPEETAVKGPTWISDERSQNSEDEDEYSGYLSRN